One part of the Mesotoga infera genome encodes these proteins:
- a CDS encoding DNA-binding protein, with amino-acid sequence MIFGFEDTVLFFRFEDGEDFIHTLVHTLTENNLDSLVVISGIGMFRDFEIGWYNVSKKQYEKEMISVPHELIHVSGNISLKGNSPFPHLHVALAGPSRSAVGGHLFGGTVCNTTELFAVRTGDLKLVRDASGAATPLEFRK; translated from the coding sequence ATGATTTTTGGGTTTGAAGATACGGTGCTGTTTTTTCGATTTGAAGATGGAGAGGATTTCATCCACACTCTAGTACATACTCTGACGGAGAACAACCTGGATTCACTTGTTGTTATCAGCGGAATAGGGATGTTTAGAGATTTCGAGATCGGCTGGTACAACGTTTCGAAGAAGCAGTACGAAAAGGAGATGATCTCTGTTCCACATGAGCTAATTCACGTATCGGGAAACATATCGTTGAAGGGTAATTCACCATTCCCGCATCTTCACGTTGCCTTAGCCGGACCTTCGAGAAGCGCAGTCGGCGGCCACCTGTTCGGAGGAACAGTGTGCAATACGACGGAGCTCTTTGCCGTCAGGACCGGTGATCTGAAACTTGTCAGAGATGCTTCCGGCGCCGCAACGCCTCTGGAATTCAGAAAGTGA
- a CDS encoding exonuclease SbcCD subunit D, producing the protein MRFLHCSDIHLGRRPIGSPNSPYSSARYEDYFSAFDYVVEWAV; encoded by the coding sequence TTGAGATTCCTTCACTGCTCGGATATTCACCTGGGGAGAAGACCGATCGGCTCCCCGAACAGCCCGTATTCGTCTGCAAGGTATGAAGACTATTTTTCGGCCTTCGATTACGTTGTCGAATGGGCCGT